The region CTGTTGGCGATTCCGGTCGTCGAAACGGCGAAGTGGAGCGATGCCGAGATCCGCAGCGAACTCGACAACAACGTGCAAGGCATTCTCGGCTACGTGGTACGCTGGATCGATCAGGGCGTGGGCTGCTCGAAGGTGCCGGACATTCACAACGTCGGCCTGATGGAAGACCGTGCAACGCTGCGCATTTCCAGCCAGCACATCGCCAACTGGCTGCATCACGGCGTGGTGACGCGCGAGCTGGTCGAAGAAACCTTCAAGCGCATGGCGAAGGTGGTCGACGGGCAGAACGCGGGCGATCCTCACTACAAGCCGATCGCGCCGAACTTCGACTCGCTGGCGTTCAAGGCCGCGCACGCGCTGGTGTTCGAAGGACGCGCACAGCCGAGCGGCTACACGGAACCGTTGCTGCACAAGTTCCGGCTGGAAGTGAAGAAGGGCTGAAGGTTTATTTAGCCGCCGCTCGAGCGATGCTTGAGTCCGGCTGAAAAGAAAGGCGGGCGCCGCGTGGTTTGCGGCGCCCGTTTTTTAATGTGCAGCGTTGCTGCCGCACGTCGCTGCTACGTGGAACGGTTGCGGCGCGAGCGCTTGAGTCTCTCAAGCCGCTCAAGCCTCTCAATCCTGTTAAGCCGCTTCAGCCGTGTACTGAGCCGGCAGATTGGCCTGCATATACGTTTGCAAATACGCTTCGAACTCCGCCTTCACTTCCGGATGACGCAGCGCGAATTCCACCGTCGCCTTCAGATAGCCGAGCTTGCTGCCGCAATCGAAGCGCGTGCCGAAGTAGCGATACGCGAGCACCTGCTCTTCCGTCAGCAGCGATTGCACCGCATCGGTCAATTGAAATTCGCCGCCCGCGCCGGGCTTCAGCGCCCGGATATGCTTGAAGATGGTCGGCATCAGCACATAGCGGCCCACCACGCCGAGGTTCGACGGCGCCTGGTCCGGCGCCGGTTTCTCGACGATGCCCGACAGCTTGATCACGTTGTCTTCCCACTCCTTGCCATCCACGACACCGTACGAACGGCTGTCTTCGCGCGCGATGGTTTCGACGCCGATGACCGAGCTGTGATAGTGGTTGAACGTGTCGACCAACTGGCTCATCACCGGTTTCGTGCTGTGCAGCAAGTCGTCGGCAAGAATCACGGCGAACGGGCTGTCGCCCACCAGTTTTTCGGCGCACAGCACCGCATGGCCGAGGCCGAGCGCTTCGGCCTGACGCACATAGAAGCAGTCGACGTTGGCCGGCTTGATGCTGCGCACGAGATCGAGCAGTTTCTGTTTGTTGCGCGCCTCGAGTTCGGCTTCGATTTCGTAGGACTTGTCGAAATGATCTTCGATGGCGCGCTTGCTGCGGCCCGTCACGAAGATCATCTCGGTGATGCCGGCGGCAATCGCTTCTTCCACCGCGTATTGAATCAGCGGCTTGTCGACGATCGGCAGCATTTCCTTCGGGCTTGCCTTGGTGGCCGGCAGGAAGCGTGTTCCGAGGCCCGCCACGGGAAACACGGCTTTGGTGACTTTCAGCATGGTTGGCATTCCCACATCGGTTAGAAATTAGTGTGTTCGCGGGCCTGTCGGCCACTCGCTGTCGCCGAAAAGGCTAACAAAAAAATTATTCCAATTCACGCGTGAAATATTCTCGATTCGAATAAATAAATCAATTCGTTACCGATATGCTGAATCGAGTTAAACATCAGGAAATAATTACGTATTGAAATCGAATTCTCGTGCGAATGCCGAAAATTTTACGCATCCGCGGTCCGGCGGCCGACGATCCGGCCCGGACCGGGTGAACCGGGTCCGGGCGCGAATGGAGGTGACCACGTCGGTGCCGCTTACTCGTTTTCTTCGAGTTGCGGCAGATTGCCCGGGTTGATGCGAAAACGACGGATCGGCTCGTTGCGCAGTGCCTCGCGGTACGCGGAGGCGGCAACGAGAATCAGCAGCACGGCAATGCCGGCGAGTAAATGCAGGTTCATGACTTCACCTCTGGTCAGAGAATCCGTGTCTTAAATTAGCACAACAAAATCGACAAATAATTCACCGTTGCACATCGTTAAGCGCAGTTACTATTCGTCACAAAACCGCCATTTAATTAGAACCGGTGGGCAATTTTTTATCGATTTTTTGCGTCCGCCGTGCACTACGATGTGATGCACCGCAGGCGCGCGTGGCGCGCCCGGGAATAAGCTTTTTCCTCCGTCAGAATAAGGACCGCGCATGAGCGACTCAGCACTGGATGCCGCCGGCTCATCCCTGCCCCTCTCCCCGCCGCGCCCCGCGGCACCGCCGCGTGCCCAGAGCGAAGCACGCGCGGACAGCGCCGGTAAGGAACATGTAATCGACGCCATGCGGGGCTTCGCTGCGCTGCTGGTCGCGTATTTTCACTGCCGCCAGGTCGAATGGGTCGGCATGCAGACGTTCCATCAAAGCGCCGGCCATGCACTGAATCTGAACGCGATTGCCGCGTACCTGACGTTCCCGATCGCCTGGGGCTCGGCCGGCGTGCCGATTTTCTTCGTGATCAGCGGCTACTGCATTCATCGCAGCGCCGCGCTGCGTCTGGCAAAAAATCCCGATTACCGCCTCGACACCGGCAATTTCTGGCTGCGCCGGTTCGCGCGCATTTATCCGGTGCTGCTCGCGGCGCTGGTGCTGACCTTCGCGCTCGACTGGATCAGCCTGCAGCTGCCGCCGGTCAACCACAAGATCCGCGAGATCGGCTTGCACGCGTTCCTGGTCAATCTGTTTTCGCTGCAAGGCGTGGCTGGGAAGACCTACGGATCGAACGGCGCGCTCTGGACGCTCTCCCTCGAAGTCCAGTTCTACGTGATCTACCCGCTGCTGTTCGCGCTGCGCCGGCGCCTGGGCATGACTTCCGTGCTGGCGATCGTCGCCGTGATCAACGTGGTGTCCGCCTATGTGCTCGAACGCCACGATATCCAGTTCTTCCCGTCCTACTGGTTTTCGTGGACGCTCGGTGCGTGGATCGCCGACGCGAAGGCCCGTAGCACGCCGGATGCGCGCTCGCCGATCTGGCTCTACGGGCTCGCCGCGGCGTTCATCGTGCTCGGCTGCGTGGCGTTCCGTTATGGCCAATACGGCGCGTTCCAGCTCTGGGCGCTCGGCTTCGCGTTCTATCTGTACAAGGCGCTGGAGCGCCCTCGAACCGGCAAGGCCGACTCGGCCGGATTGCGCCTGCTGTCGCGTTTCGGCGATTTCAGCTTCTCGCTGTACCTGATCCATCTGCCGATCTTCGTGCTGCTGTCGTCGCTGCTGTTCCGCTCGTCGCTGCAAATGTCGATCTGGCCGTCGTTCGGCTACATGCTGGTGGCCGTGCCGGTCGCTTACGTGTTCTACCGGCTGGTCGAATTGCCGGCGATGAAGTGGTCGGCGAGTTTCAAGCCTAAAGCCGCGTTGAAACGGACCTGACAGCAGTGCGATAAAAAGCGCGGTAAAAAAACGGAGCGAAGGTCGTCAAGACTTTCGCTCCGCTGCGCTAACGACAGGAGCCGGCCAGCCCCTGCCTACCCCTGCGTGTAATCCAATCTGCCTCAGCTGCCTGCCTGAGCCGTCTTAGCACCCCGCCACGCGTTTCAGAATCCGCTCGACGCCTTCCACATAGGTGCCGGTCCCAAACCGGCTCAGCGCCGTCTGATAGCCGTTGTTGACCAGCTTGTTACGCAGTTCGTCGTTCGAGCGCAGTTCGGCCAGCGTATCGGCCAGACCGTGCGCATCGCCAGGCGTGCACAGCACGCCGTTCTCGTAGTCGTCGATAATCTCCAGCACGCCGCCCGCGCGTGCCGCCACCACCGGCCGCTGCGCCAGCATCCCTTCGACGATCACGCGGCCGAACGGCTCCGGCGTGATCGACGTATGGACGACCGCGTCGACCGCGCACATGCAAGCGGGAATGTCGTGCTGGAAGCCGAGGAAATGCACCCGGTCGCCCAGGTTGTGCGCGGCGACGAAGGCATGCAATTCGATCTCGTAAGCGTCTTCGCCGAACAACGGCGCACCGACCAGCACTGCATGCATCTGCGGATTCAGCACCATCGCTTCGAGCAGCACGTGCTG is a window of Paraburkholderia sp. IMGN_8 DNA encoding:
- the galU gene encoding UTP--glucose-1-phosphate uridylyltransferase GalU → MLKVTKAVFPVAGLGTRFLPATKASPKEMLPIVDKPLIQYAVEEAIAAGITEMIFVTGRSKRAIEDHFDKSYEIEAELEARNKQKLLDLVRSIKPANVDCFYVRQAEALGLGHAVLCAEKLVGDSPFAVILADDLLHSTKPVMSQLVDTFNHYHSSVIGVETIAREDSRSYGVVDGKEWEDNVIKLSGIVEKPAPDQAPSNLGVVGRYVLMPTIFKHIRALKPGAGGEFQLTDAVQSLLTEEQVLAYRYFGTRFDCGSKLGYLKATVEFALRHPEVKAEFEAYLQTYMQANLPAQYTAEAA
- a CDS encoding acyltransferase; the encoded protein is MSDSALDAAGSSLPLSPPRPAAPPRAQSEARADSAGKEHVIDAMRGFAALLVAYFHCRQVEWVGMQTFHQSAGHALNLNAIAAYLTFPIAWGSAGVPIFFVISGYCIHRSAALRLAKNPDYRLDTGNFWLRRFARIYPVLLAALVLTFALDWISLQLPPVNHKIREIGLHAFLVNLFSLQGVAGKTYGSNGALWTLSLEVQFYVIYPLLFALRRRLGMTSVLAIVAVINVVSAYVLERHDIQFFPSYWFSWTLGAWIADAKARSTPDARSPIWLYGLAAAFIVLGCVAFRYGQYGAFQLWALGFAFYLYKALERPRTGKADSAGLRLLSRFGDFSFSLYLIHLPIFVLLSSLLFRSSLQMSIWPSFGYMLVAVPVAYVFYRLVELPAMKWSASFKPKAALKRT